From the Rhodospirillales bacterium genome, the window TCGTGGCGTACCGCTGAGCGGCCCCATGCTCCGGGTCGCCATCGTCGGCCGGCCCAACGTCGGCAAATCGACGTTGTTCAACCGTCTTGCCGGCAGGAAACTGGCCCTGGTCGACGATACTCCGGGCGTGACCCGCGACTGGCGCGAGGCCGAGGCGCGCATCGGCCATCTCGCCTTTACCGCCATCGACACCGCCGGGTTCGAGGACCAGACCAAGGGCCTGGAAGCGCGCATGCGGCGCCAGACCGAGGCCGCGCTCGCCCGCGCCGACGCGGTCTTGTTCCTGATCGACGCGCGCGCCGGGATCACGCCGCTTGATCGCCAGTTTGCGGCTTGGCTCCGTGCCTTCGCCAAACCGGTGATCCTGCTCGCCAACAAGTGCGAAGGCCGCGCGGCCGACGCGGGCCGGATCGAGGCGTTCGCGCTCGGCTTCGGCGAGGCGATCCCCGTATCGGCCGAGCACGGCGAAGGCTTGGGCGACGTGCACGACGCCCTCGGCGCGCTCGGCCGGCCTTCGGCGGACGAAGCGAAAACACAGCCCGCCGAAGCCGCGCGGCCGTTACAGCTTGCGATCCTCGGGCGGCCGAACGTCGGCAAATCAACTCTGATCAATCGTTTGATCGGCGAGGACCGGCTGCTGACCGGGCCCGAGCCCGGCATCACCCGCGACGCCATCGCCGTGCCGTGGTCGTGGCGCGGACGCGCCATTCGCCTGATCGACACGGCGGGGCTCAGGCGCAAGGCTAAGGTGGTGGAGAAGCTGGAGCGGCTTTCGGCCGCCGACACGCTGCGCGCCGTGCGCTTCGCCGAGGTGGTGGTGCTGGTGGTGGACGCGACCCGCCCGTTCGAGAAGCAGGATCTGCAGCTCGCCCGGCTGGTGGAGGAGGAAGGCCGCGCTTTCGTGCTCGCGGTCAACAAGTGGGATCTGGTCGAGAACCGGGCCGCCACCTTGCGCCGGTTGCGCGAGACGGTGGAAAGCTCGCTCACCCAGGCGCGCGGGATCGCCCTGGTGACGTGCTCGGCGCTCGCCGGAACCAACCTCGACAGGTTGATGGAGGCGGTGTTCGCCGCGCACGCGGCGTGGAATCGGCGCATCCCGACCGCCGATCTCAACCGCTGGCTGGAGGTGATGTGCGCCGCGCACCCGCCGCCCATCAGCCAGGGCTTTCCGATCCGCATCCGCTACATGACCCAAACCAAGACCCGGCCGCCGACGTTCCTGATGTTCGTGACCAAGCCCGCCGACTTGCCGCGGGCGTATTTTCGCTATCTGGTCAACGGGCTCCGCCAGGCGTTCGACCTGCCCGGCGTGCCGATCCGCATCGAGACCCGTAAGCCCGCCAACCCCTACGCCGGCAAGAAACGAAGCCCGGAGGAAATGCGGAAGCTGAGCCGCAAGCATCGCAAGGGGCGGCGGTAGTACCTGCTCTCCACGAAGGTTGCGCGGGGGTAGCGCTCGATGGCGCCAGGACTCGACCGGGGAAAACCGGGTTAAGCCCTTGATGTGCCACGAAACCACCGAATTTCCGTAGGCATTTGTAGGCATGTGGGCGGACCGGCCGCACGGAAAGCGGCGCGCGACGGGCGGAAAGTCCGCTTTTTGGCACCTTTCCTCGCCGTCGTTCGACGTATTCACTTGTCCAAGAACACAAGTTCACTTGTCCAAGAACACAAGAACGAAGTCGCGTTTATATAATCTATAATAGGAATATTGTCAATATCATGGAACGGGTCGGGTCGCACCGGTGGACGCGGACGACCGCCGTTGATCTAATGGCGCGCGATGGATGTCACGAAAAGCACCATGGCGCGGCGGCGGAACCTGGGCCGGTTGGGCACGCTGATACTGCTGTGGTGGGTCGGCGCCAATCTGCGCATCACCATGCTCGCCTTGCCGCCGGTGATCCCGCTTATTCATCGCGACCTCGATCTCAATCAAACCCTGATCGGCCTGCTCAACAGCCTGCCGACGTTGATGTTCGCGCTGGCGGCCGTGTTCGGCTCTTTCCTCATCGCCCGGCTGGGCGCGCGCCGGGCCCTGCTGGCGGGATTGCTGGTGGTCGGCGCCGCTTCCGGCTTGCGCGGCGCCGGGCTTTCGGAATCGGTGATCTTCACCATGACGTTCTTCATGGGGGTTGGTATCGCCGTCATGCAGCCGTCGCTGCCGGCCGTCGTCCGGGAGTGGTGCCCGGCCGAGATCGGCTTTGCCACCGCGATCTATGCCAACGGCCTGCTCGTCGGCGAGATTTTCGGCGCCGCCGTCACCATTCCCCTCGTGCTGCCGCTCGTCGGCGGCAGCTGGCCGTGGGCCCTTGCCGTTTGGGCGATGCCGGCGTTCCTGACGGCGGCCGCGGTCTGGGCCCTCACATCCGAAGCGCCTCGCGGCGCCCGGGTGGGGGGCATGAACTGGCGGCTCGATTGGCGCGATGCCAACGGCTGGCGCTACGGCATCGCCCTGGCCGGGGCGGCCAGCCTTTATTTCTCGACCAATGCCTTCATCCCCGATCTTTTGGCCGAGCGGGAAGAACTCGGCCTCGTGAACGCGGCGCTCACGTCGCTGAACGCCTGCCAGCTTTTTTCGTCGGCCCTGATGATTCTGTTTCCTTCACGCCTAATCGGAAACCGATTGTCCCTCATCGCCGCCTCCTTGCTCGGCATCGCCAGCATTGGCGGATTGATCCTGCAATCGGGGCCGGCGATCGTTTTCTGGTCGGGACTGATCGGCTTCGCGGCCTCGTTCGTTCTGATTTGGACCCTGGCGGTGCCGCCGCTGGTCGCCGAACCCCACGACGTGCATCGGCTCTCGGCGCTGATCTTCACGATCGGCTACGCCTATGCCTTCGTCAGCCCCGTGCTCGGCGGCTTCGCGTGGGATGTCACGCGGGTGCCGGCCGCCGGATTCATTCCGACGGTGCTGGGCTTGGGCGGATCAATCGTCGCCGCCCTGTCATTGCCGGCCGGGTTGCGGCCGCGTCCGCCGACGCGGGCGTAGCCAAGCCTTCCGGGCCGCTTTCGCCCGAATGGTCCGTTCCTTCAGGTGATCGGGCTTAAGGAGTATTTTAATGGGACGAAAGAAAACCCAAGGCCGAGGAAAAATATAAGCCTAAAAAGATTGTCCTGAAGTTACCTCAGCGGATGTTTCGACCAAATCTGCCGATAAAAGCCGAACGGAAACAGCCCAGCGGCGGCGCCTCATCGAGACAGCAAGAACACCCATGAATACCACGTGTTGTTCCGCGCACAGGTCGCCTCGTCCAGAAATCCTCTCGAATACACCACGATGTTGTTTCCGGCCGGATCAATTTCGGCGGTAAATGGTTCGCGTTGCGTCATGCTCGCGGGGCCGCAGGGGAACAATTGGCGCGAGAGTTGGGGCGTCATGGCGTAATTTAGCGCCAAGCCTTGAACGCGAGGGTGTGGATCTTTTGCGATGGTGACCATTCCGGTCATTTCTTGGCCGTTGAGTTGACCGCTGTATTCCAGCGGCAAGTACTGAGGATGGCGGGCAAATAGAGTTATGCGAACGTCGTTCCCGATAACCTTGATATTCGCTTCCATCTCGCCATCGACGGATGTGCCATCGTTCCACGGTCCCGCCCGAGTCGGCTTTTGCGTCATGTTGCCCATGTATTGATAGACATACCAGCGCCCGGCCAATTTGGAAGCTTGCGGCCGGGCGGAGTCTTCTTTTTGAGCGGACATGCCGGGGCTCGCAGATTCTTTGGGCCGGCCTGCCAAGTAATCGATTCCGGCGATTTTCTTTTTCACTTCGCGCGTATCGGCGGCGTCCGGCGCCGCCTTGAGATAAAGTTCCAGACTGCGCTTGGCGGCCGCATAATCCTCGGCTTTTTCCAGAAGAATCCCCCGATTGTAGTGATAGGCCGGAACCCAGGGCGCGACGCGGGCGGCCTTGCCGAATTCGTCGGCGGCGGCCTTGAACCCGCTTTTGTCCTTGGCCGTCTTCGCCGCCGCCTCGGCGCGGCCTTCGAAGGCGATGGTCGCGTCGGGCACGGCGGGCGGCGGCTTCAGTGCGCGGGCCGCCGCGATCGCCTTTTCCATCGCCGCCGCCTCGGCGGCGCTGCCCAGGGTCGATTTCGCGATGTCGGCCATCGCCGTGTCGAGGGCGGCCCTAGGTTCGGCGGCATCGACCGCGACCGGGACAAAGCCGAAAACCGCGACGACAAGGATCACGAACATGGAAGATATGGCTTTACGGAGAAAGCGGTTCGGCACGCACGCTATCGTCATTTTTTCATTCCCGCAGTTGCCCTTTTGGCCCGCTCGATATCGTCCTGGTAAACCGCCGCCCCCTGCATCGCGCGAAAGGCGCTTTGCAGGGCTTTGTCCGACGGATCCGCCTTGAGCCGGCGCTCGAGGTCGTCGCGCGCCTTGACAAAATCGCCGCCGTTGTCGGAGAGAACATCGACGGAAATTTTTCGAAACCGCGTGTCCCAATCCAGGAAGTCCCGGAACTGCGCGCCGTCGACGGCGGCAGGACGCTCGCGTTCGATCCGATCCAGAGCAGGCGTCGACGGCCGATGTGCCGCCAGCAGATTGGGATCGAATTCCGGCGTGCCCGACGGCGCCTTGCCAGCGCGAACAAGCCCTTCGCCGATGCTCATGCCCATGACGTAGGCATAGGCATCGCGAACGTTCTGGTCATTCGGTTGTCGCCAAATCGCGTCGTCCAACCTCTTGGCCGCAACGTCGAGGTCGTGACCGCCGGCCTCGATAGCGTCCATCACCAGATTGGCGGTCTGCGCGCCCAAGTAATGCACGTCGGCGGTCGTTGCCGGGCGCTTGGTTGCGGGCGCCGGGCTCGCGCTTTTGAGGCCGAGATCGGTCGGCACCGGCGCCGAGTCCTTGCTGCCCTTCGAAAATCGCGACCCCCGTTCGATGTCCGGCGACGTCGGCTTCAGCGCCAAATCGCCGCCGCCGGGCGTCGTCTTGACGCCAAGGGTAGGCATGCTGGATTTAAGGCCGAGATCGCCGGAATCCGTCGATAGCCCGCGCGATCCGTCGAAATCGACGCCTTTCATTCCCTTAAGAACGTCGATCTTGTCCTGATTGAATTTCCGTTGCGCTGCCAACCGCTCCGCCTGTTCTCTTGTTTGGCGTACCGCCTCCTCGGCCTGGCGGCGCATGTCCTCCTCGGCCTCCATGCGCCGGCGTTCGGCCTCGTAATCGGGCGGCGTGTAGAGGGTTTCGGGCGCCGCGTACGTGCCAACTCCGCCGCCCTGCGGAACACCGCGCCGGGCGGAGGGTTCGTCACAGATGCCGCTGCGATTGCAGGAACCGGTGGTAATACCGCCTCCCGCACGACCGACATTGCCTCGAAATTGGGAACGCGCGCTTTCACACTGTTCCTCGGTAGCGAACGTGCCGACCGTGCCGGTGCTGCGCCCCATCACTCGGGCGCAACCGCTGCCGGAGCAGTACCAGTTGAAAGAAAAGGAACAGGCCGACCAAGCGGGCGATGGCGCGACGAACAGAAAGATCGTTCCCACACCCAGGATGGCGAGAAACAAAGGAGCCGACCGGATGTGCCGCGCGCCTTTGGTCATAATCCCCGAATCCAGCGTTCCACGACCAACAATGAATTATAGGAGAACACCGGAAATTTGTCTCAAATATGGCGGTTAACCAACGCGGTGGAAACTCCCGCGCGTTCCCTACGTAATCGGTCCCTTGCCGACGCGCGGGTGCGGGCGCGGGCCGTCGGAGACTGCCATGCACACGACGATCTCGTCCGGGCGCGGCGCGTCGGCGACGGCGACGGTCACGGTGTCGAAGTGGTCGAACGACCACGGTTCGTCCTTGTGCCCGAGCGGCAGGTCGAGGGCGGTGCCGGCGGCGGCGACCTTGACGTTGGAAGGGATCACCGCCTTGCCGCCGCCCACCGCCGCGCGCATCGGCTTGCCGAGCTTGGGGTGGACGGTGGCGCCGCCCTGCTCCATGTCCCCGGCCATGCCGACGATCGCGCCCTTGCCGTAGCTGACGGCGGGCCCGGCGAGCTGCCTTACCGCCTCGCCCATCAGTTTTTCGCCCAACTGGCCACCGATGTCGAACAGGGGCGACAGATCCTCGACGTAGCGCCCGGCGAACGGGTTGCGCACCACGGCGGCGGCCACCACGCGCGTGATCGGCTTGCACGGCTTGCCGGTGCCATCGGCTTGAACGGTTTCCTTGATCAGCACGGTCTTGCGGATGTCCATGAAAATCCCCCGAGGATGAAGATGAAAATGCGGTCCGAGCGCCCTTATCCTAGCGCGACCGACCGCCGGCCAGAAGCCGCTTCCCGCGCCGCGCTTAACGGCGATCAAGGATACCTTTCGCCCCATCGGGTATCGCTGTCCGAACGAGGGGGCGGACGGGAGGATCGACCACCATGAAACTGACCGACGCGCTGCTCGGCGAACACGCCATGCTCTACGAGACGTTCGATCACCTGCGGGCCGCGGCGGCGGGCGGGGCGGTCGGCGACATCCGCGCGGCCATGCCGGTTTTGGAAAGGCTTCTCGTCGCGCACGCCCGGATCGAAGAGGAACTTCTGTTTCCGAGCCTCGAGCCGCGCCTGGGACCGATGGGGCCGCTCGCGGTGATGCGGGCCGAGCACGGGGAGCTTGACGAGCTGTTGCGGTCGGCGAAAACGACCGACGATCCGGCCGGCTTGCAGGCGATCGTCGGACGGTTGCTCGATCTCGCCGTCAATCACTTCCGCAAGGAGGAAAAGGTCTTGTTCCACATGGCCGAACGCGTCTTGGACCGGGACACCCTCGCCCGTCTCGGCGACCAATGGGCCGAGCGCCGCGGGGTCACCCTTGCCCCCGGCGGCTGCATGAGTGCGGCGTAAGACCCCCTACCCCCGTCCCGCTGGAACGCACCTTACAACCGCTCGAATTCGTCCGGGCTTATGCCGGCTTGGCGGAGAATGCTTCGCAGGGTTCCGATTGCGATTTCGCGGTGTTTGGGAACGATGGCCGTGCGCGTGCCAGCCTGTGTCCGTTTCGCAAACTTGACGTGACTTCCCGTCGCCCCGGCTTCCTCCCAGCCCGCAGCCATTAAACGGCGACGGACTTCGCGGAACGCGAGCGGCCTAAGCCGCACGCTTTTTGGCCTCGGTCGGCACCACCACCGGCCGCACCTTGGGCGCGCGCGTTGCGACCGGTGGGGCAAAGTGCAATGCGAGCGCGTCCGCCAGGTTTCTCAGCGCCGCGCGTTCGCTGGTACCCTGGCTCGCGACATCGACCTCGAGACATTGGGCGACGAACCATTTGCCCTCGCGCCAGATGCTCGCCGTAAATTTCCTGGGCTTGGCCATAAGACCGAGTCCTCACTTCGCTCCCGCAACCGCATTGTCGCCGATCCGCGCGCAGCTTCCAAGCCCCTACCCCCCGCCGCGCTGGAAGGTGCGCTCGAAATCGCGCTGGAACGCCTCCGCCTCGCCCGGCGCGTAGCCGGTGAGCGTCGCCGCCACCCGGAGCACGGGAAGATCGATCGGTCCGAACTTGCGCGGCGGCATGTCCGCGATCTCCAATACAAGGCGCCGGGTTCCGTCGGCGATCTCCAGCCGCGCGCGCCCCGGTAGGGGCGCATCACTTGACGCGCGCGTCATGCCGCTAGGCGTGTCTTCGCACGACGATTCGCCCGCGCGCCCCGCTCGATCAAGGTCGGCGACGGCCGCGCCGCAGGGCCCCAGCAGGCGGACGAGTCCGCGCGCCAGGCTCGCGCGGGTTTCCGACATTTCCTTTTCAAAATGGAAGGCTTCGGCCATCGGCGGTCCCGGCAAATTCAGGCCGATCAAATTTATGTGAAGAGCGGGCGCGGCGGCA encodes:
- a CDS encoding amino acid synthesis family protein; this translates as MDIRKTVLIKETVQADGTGKPCKPITRVVAAAVVRNPFAGRYVEDLSPLFDIGGQLGEKLMGEAVRQLAGPAVSYGKGAIVGMAGDMEQGGATVHPKLGKPMRAAVGGGKAVIPSNVKVAAAGTALDLPLGHKDEPWSFDHFDTVTVAVADAPRPDEIVVCMAVSDGPRPHPRVGKGPIT
- a CDS encoding type II toxin-antitoxin system HicA family toxin, coding for MRLRPLAFREVRRRLMAAGWEEAGATGSHVKFAKRTQAGTRTAIVPKHREIAIGTLRSILRQAGISPDEFERL
- a CDS encoding hemerythrin domain-containing protein, whose amino-acid sequence is MKLTDALLGEHAMLYETFDHLRAAAAGGAVGDIRAAMPVLERLLVAHARIEEELLFPSLEPRLGPMGPLAVMRAEHGELDELLRSAKTTDDPAGLQAIVGRLLDLAVNHFRKEEKVLFHMAERVLDRDTLARLGDQWAERRGVTLAPGGCMSAA
- a CDS encoding MFS transporter; translated protein: MDVTKSTMARRRNLGRLGTLILLWWVGANLRITMLALPPVIPLIHRDLDLNQTLIGLLNSLPTLMFALAAVFGSFLIARLGARRALLAGLLVVGAASGLRGAGLSESVIFTMTFFMGVGIAVMQPSLPAVVREWCPAEIGFATAIYANGLLVGEIFGAAVTIPLVLPLVGGSWPWALAVWAMPAFLTAAAVWALTSEAPRGARVGGMNWRLDWRDANGWRYGIALAGAASLYFSTNAFIPDLLAEREELGLVNAALTSLNACQLFSSALMILFPSRLIGNRLSLIAASLLGIASIGGLILQSGPAIVFWSGLIGFAASFVLIWTLAVPPLVAEPHDVHRLSALIFTIGYAYAFVSPVLGGFAWDVTRVPAAGFIPTVLGLGGSIVAALSLPAGLRPRPPTRA
- a CDS encoding type II toxin-antitoxin system HicB family antitoxin, whose amino-acid sequence is MAKPRKFTASIWREGKWFVAQCLEVDVASQGTSERAALRNLADALALHFAPPVATRAPKVRPVVVPTEAKKRAA
- the der gene encoding ribosome biogenesis GTPase Der, with the translated sequence MLRVAIVGRPNVGKSTLFNRLAGRKLALVDDTPGVTRDWREAEARIGHLAFTAIDTAGFEDQTKGLEARMRRQTEAALARADAVLFLIDARAGITPLDRQFAAWLRAFAKPVILLANKCEGRAADAGRIEAFALGFGEAIPVSAEHGEGLGDVHDALGALGRPSADEAKTQPAEAARPLQLAILGRPNVGKSTLINRLIGEDRLLTGPEPGITRDAIAVPWSWRGRAIRLIDTAGLRRKAKVVEKLERLSAADTLRAVRFAEVVVLVVDATRPFEKQDLQLARLVEEEGRAFVLAVNKWDLVENRAATLRRLRETVESSLTQARGIALVTCSALAGTNLDRLMEAVFAAHAAWNRRIPTADLNRWLEVMCAAHPPPISQGFPIRIRYMTQTKTRPPTFLMFVTKPADLPRAYFRYLVNGLRQAFDLPGVPIRIETRKPANPYAGKKRSPEEMRKLSRKHRKGRR